Proteins from a genomic interval of Phyllopteryx taeniolatus isolate TA_2022b chromosome 3, UOR_Ptae_1.2, whole genome shotgun sequence:
- the usp39 gene encoding U4/U6.U5 tri-snRNP-associated protein 2 isoform X2, protein MITAVVSPKREREDDVDDEDNEDVPVKKGRGRVAEDRRSRHCPYLDTINRSVLDFDFEKLCSISLSHINVYACLICGKYFQGRGLKSHAYTHSVQFTHHVFLNLHTLKFYCLPDNYEIIDSSLEDITYVLKPTFTKQHISGLDKQGKLYRAYDGTTYLPGIVGLNNIKANDYANVVLQAFSNVPPLRNYFLEEENYRGIRRPPGDIMFLLVQRFGELMRKLWNPRNFKAHVSPHEMLQAVVLCSKKNFQITNQGDAVDFMTWFLNAMHGALGGTKKKPTILTKAFQGSMRIFSKKLPHPDLTPEEKEALLLTSEYQEQMSESTFFFLTLDLPTAPLYKDEKEQLIIPQVPLFNILGKFNGSTEKEYKTYKENFLKRFQLTKLPPYLIFCIKRFTKNNFFVEKNPTIVNFPITNVDLREYLTEEAQVTEKNTTYDLVANVVHDGKPTEGAYRIHVLHHGTGKWYEMQDLQVIDILPQMITLSEAYIQIWKRQESGKDVNNHTGA, encoded by the exons ATGATAACCGCAGTGGTTTCTCCGAAGCGTGAAAGAGAAGACGATGTGGACGACGAAGACAACGAGGACG TGCCAGTCAAAAAAGGACGAGGTCGTGTAGCAGAGGACCGACGAAGCCGCCACTGCCCGTATCTCGACACCATAAACAG GAGTGTGCTGGACTTTGACTTTGAGAAGCTCTGCTCCATCTCCCTCTCACACATCAACGTTTATGCCTGCCTCATATGTGGGAAGTACTTTCAAG GTCGAGGTCTGAAATCCCACGCGTACACCCACAGTGTCCAATTTACTCACCATGTGTTCCTCAACCTGCACACACTCAAGTTTTATTGTCTGCCTGACAACTACGAGATCATTGACTCTTCACTAGAAGACATTACG TATGTGCTTAAACCGACATTCACCAAGCAGCACATTTCGGGTTTGGACAAGCAGGGCAAACTTTACAGAGCCTACGATGGAACGACTTATCTGCCAGGCATTGTTGGCCTCAACAACATTAAAGCCAATGACTACGCCAATGTGGTCTTACAG GCCTTTTCCAACGTCCCGCCACTGCGGAACTACTTTTTGGAGGAGGAAAACTATCGAGGGATCCGAAGACCACCGGGGGACATCATGTTCCTCCTGGTGCAGCGCTTTGGTGAGCTGATGCGCAAACTTTGGAATCCCAGAAACTTCAAGGCCCACGTGTCTCCTCATGAGATGCTCCAGGCCGTGGTGCTTTGCAGCAAGAAGAACTTCCAAATCACCAATCAAG GAGACGCTGTGGACTTCATGACAtggtttttaaatgcaatgcatGGTGCTCTTGGGGgcacaaagaaaaagccaa CAATCCTAACAAAAGCATTCCAAGGCTCCATGCGGATCTTCTCAAAGAAGTTACCACACCCAGATTTG ACGCCAGAGGAGAAGGAGGCGCTGCTCCTGACCAGCGAGTACCAAGAGCAGATGTCCGAGTCCACGTTCTTCTTCTTGACCCTTGATCTCCCAACAGCCCCCTTGTACAAGGATGAGAAGGAGCAGCTCATCATCCCACAAGTTCCTCTCTTCAACATCCTGGGCAAGTTCAATGGCAGCACAGAGAAG GAGTACAAAACATACAAGGAGAACTTCCTGAAAAGATTCCAGTTGACCAAACTCCCACCCTACCTCATCTTTTGCATCAAAAGGTTCACAAAGAATAACTTCTTTGTGGAAAAGAACCCCACCATCGTCAACTTCCCCATCAC AAATGTAGATCTCCGTGAGTACTTGACCGAAGAAGCCCAAGTCACGGAGAAGAACACAACGTATGACCTGGTTGCCAATGTGGTGCATGATGGGAAACCAACCGAAGGCGCTTACAGGATACATGTCCTGCATCAT GGAACTGGAAAGTGGTACGAGATGCAGGACCTGCAGGTGATCGACATCCTCCCTCAGATGATCACTTTATCAGAGGCCTACATCCAG ATTTGGAAGAGACAGGAGAGTGGTAAGGATGTAAACAACCACACTGGTGCATAG
- the usp39 gene encoding U4/U6.U5 tri-snRNP-associated protein 2 isoform X1, with amino-acid sequence MITAVVSPKREREDDVDDEDNEDGGGKVAVPVKKGRGRVAEDRRSRHCPYLDTINRSVLDFDFEKLCSISLSHINVYACLICGKYFQGRGLKSHAYTHSVQFTHHVFLNLHTLKFYCLPDNYEIIDSSLEDITYVLKPTFTKQHISGLDKQGKLYRAYDGTTYLPGIVGLNNIKANDYANVVLQAFSNVPPLRNYFLEEENYRGIRRPPGDIMFLLVQRFGELMRKLWNPRNFKAHVSPHEMLQAVVLCSKKNFQITNQGDAVDFMTWFLNAMHGALGGTKKKPTILTKAFQGSMRIFSKKLPHPDLTPEEKEALLLTSEYQEQMSESTFFFLTLDLPTAPLYKDEKEQLIIPQVPLFNILGKFNGSTEKEYKTYKENFLKRFQLTKLPPYLIFCIKRFTKNNFFVEKNPTIVNFPITNVDLREYLTEEAQVTEKNTTYDLVANVVHDGKPTEGAYRIHVLHHGTGKWYEMQDLQVIDILPQMITLSEAYIQIWKRQESGKDVNNHTGA; translated from the exons ATGATAACCGCAGTGGTTTCTCCGAAGCGTGAAAGAGAAGACGATGTGGACGACGAAGACAACGAGGACGGTGGGGGCAAA GTTGCAGTGCCAGTCAAAAAAGGACGAGGTCGTGTAGCAGAGGACCGACGAAGCCGCCACTGCCCGTATCTCGACACCATAAACAG GAGTGTGCTGGACTTTGACTTTGAGAAGCTCTGCTCCATCTCCCTCTCACACATCAACGTTTATGCCTGCCTCATATGTGGGAAGTACTTTCAAG GTCGAGGTCTGAAATCCCACGCGTACACCCACAGTGTCCAATTTACTCACCATGTGTTCCTCAACCTGCACACACTCAAGTTTTATTGTCTGCCTGACAACTACGAGATCATTGACTCTTCACTAGAAGACATTACG TATGTGCTTAAACCGACATTCACCAAGCAGCACATTTCGGGTTTGGACAAGCAGGGCAAACTTTACAGAGCCTACGATGGAACGACTTATCTGCCAGGCATTGTTGGCCTCAACAACATTAAAGCCAATGACTACGCCAATGTGGTCTTACAG GCCTTTTCCAACGTCCCGCCACTGCGGAACTACTTTTTGGAGGAGGAAAACTATCGAGGGATCCGAAGACCACCGGGGGACATCATGTTCCTCCTGGTGCAGCGCTTTGGTGAGCTGATGCGCAAACTTTGGAATCCCAGAAACTTCAAGGCCCACGTGTCTCCTCATGAGATGCTCCAGGCCGTGGTGCTTTGCAGCAAGAAGAACTTCCAAATCACCAATCAAG GAGACGCTGTGGACTTCATGACAtggtttttaaatgcaatgcatGGTGCTCTTGGGGgcacaaagaaaaagccaa CAATCCTAACAAAAGCATTCCAAGGCTCCATGCGGATCTTCTCAAAGAAGTTACCACACCCAGATTTG ACGCCAGAGGAGAAGGAGGCGCTGCTCCTGACCAGCGAGTACCAAGAGCAGATGTCCGAGTCCACGTTCTTCTTCTTGACCCTTGATCTCCCAACAGCCCCCTTGTACAAGGATGAGAAGGAGCAGCTCATCATCCCACAAGTTCCTCTCTTCAACATCCTGGGCAAGTTCAATGGCAGCACAGAGAAG GAGTACAAAACATACAAGGAGAACTTCCTGAAAAGATTCCAGTTGACCAAACTCCCACCCTACCTCATCTTTTGCATCAAAAGGTTCACAAAGAATAACTTCTTTGTGGAAAAGAACCCCACCATCGTCAACTTCCCCATCAC AAATGTAGATCTCCGTGAGTACTTGACCGAAGAAGCCCAAGTCACGGAGAAGAACACAACGTATGACCTGGTTGCCAATGTGGTGCATGATGGGAAACCAACCGAAGGCGCTTACAGGATACATGTCCTGCATCAT GGAACTGGAAAGTGGTACGAGATGCAGGACCTGCAGGTGATCGACATCCTCCCTCAGATGATCACTTTATCAGAGGCCTACATCCAG ATTTGGAAGAGACAGGAGAGTGGTAAGGATGTAAACAACCACACTGGTGCATAG
- the c3h2orf68 gene encoding UPF0561 protein C2orf68 homolog, whose product MFAEMDILRDEEAHELKYKRGGRLDMSHGFLHHIRRNQIARDDYDKEVKLAKEAQRRRHTTTPQRPRRPDIQVYHPRPRHESEPQANVEAEDWNESGSSTETEIQGTELFWLDYQADSGTITSFLVHKDDNPARVVERVAEKNVLDLAMRAVLESRIGKEMDKRRDKR is encoded by the exons ATGTTTGCTGAAATGGACATTTTAAGAGACGAAGAAGCGCACGAGTTGAAGTACAAGCGCGGGGGGCGTTTGGACATGAGCCACGGCTTCCTGCACCATATCCGTAGGAACCAGATCGCCAG AGATGACtatgacaaagaggtgaagttAGCCAAAGAAGCTCAGCGGCGAAGGCACACCACAACTCCTCAACGACCCCGGCGACCTGACATTCAGGTTTACCATCCCCGACCAAGAC ATGAATCCGAGCCGCAGGCGAACGTCGAGGCGGAAGACTGGAATGAGAGCGGCTCAAGCACTGAGACGGAGATACAGGGAACTGAGCTCTTCTGGCTCGACTACCAGGCAGACTCGGGGACCATTACGTCCTTCCTTGTGCACAAG GATGATAACCCAGCGAGGGTGGTAGAACGCGTTGCTGAGAAGAACGTTCTGGATTTAGCAATGAGGGCAGTCCTGGAGTCCCGCATTGGAAAGGAGATGGACAAAAGAAGAGATAAACGCTGA